A genomic window from Silene latifolia isolate original U9 population chromosome Y, ASM4854445v1, whole genome shotgun sequence includes:
- the LOC141628311 gene encoding uncharacterized protein LOC141628311, giving the protein MTHKHGFICWVAGHGKLLTQDRLERMQIITTNSCYLCDAQAESHAYLFFNCEYSRKCCQLVSRWCKDVIPEEGCILWWCRKRYRSLYRKKVMGCVIAGLLYHIWHARNVARMDCLMIRPEQLLRVLQKDVRFRIRKFMENCKDRTIKTWMSNL; this is encoded by the coding sequence ATGACTCATAAACATGGGTTTATTTGTTGGGTTGCTGGACATGGGAAACTGTTAACTCAAGATCGCCTGGAGAGGATGCAGATTATCACTACAAATAGCTGCTATCTCTGTGATGCACAGGCTGAATCACATGCTTATCTTTTTTTTAACTGTGAGTATAGCAGGAAATGTTGCCAGCTGGTTTCTAGATGGTGTAAGGATGTGATACCTGAGGAGGGCTGTATTCTCTGGTGGTGTAGGAAGAGGTATCGTTCTCTCTACAGGAAGAAGGTTATGGGGTGTGTTATAGCTGGTTTGTTATACCATATATGGCATGCTCGAAATGTTGCTAGGATGGACTGCCTGATGATAAGACCTGAGCAGCTGCTGAGGGTACTACAGAAAGATGTTAGATTTCGAATTAGAAAGTTTATGGAAAATTGTAAGGATAGAACAATTAAGACTTGGATGAGTAATTTGTAA